One Brassica oleracea var. oleracea cultivar TO1000 chromosome C7, BOL, whole genome shotgun sequence genomic window carries:
- the LOC106307105 gene encoding probable nucleolar protein 5-1, whose translation MLVLFETPGGFALFKVLDEGKLSNVEDLGNVFSSADSARKMVKLKAFDKFDNTSEALEAVAKLLEGAPSKGLRKFLKANCEGETLAVADSKLGNIIKEKLKIDCVHNNAVMELLRGVRSQLSELISGLGDQDLAPMSLGLSHSLARYKLKFSSDKVDTMIIQAIGLLDDLDKELNTYAMRVREWYGWHFPELAKIISDNILYAKSVKLMGNRINAAKLDFSEILADEVEAELKEASVISMGTEVSDLDLMHIRELCDQVLSLAEYRAQLYDYLKSRMNTIAPNLTALVGELVGARLISHGGSLLNLSKQPGSTVQILGAEKALFRALKTKHATPKYGLIYHASLVGQAPPKGKGKISRSLAAKAALAIRCDALGDGEDNTMGVESRLKLEARLRALEGKDLGRLSGSAKGKPKIEVYDKDKKSGSGGLITPAKTYNTAADSLLGQTSTAENGVKEKKDKKKKKKKAADAEEEEAKTEEPSKKKSKKKKAEVEAEAEEPKAEEPSKKKKKRKHEEEETEMPAKKKEKKDKKKKKSEV comes from the exons ATGCTTGTACTGTTTGAGACACCTGGTGGTTTCGCCCTTTTTAAAGTATTAGATGAAGGAAAGCTATCAAACGTTGAG GATTTGGGCAATGTGTTCTCGTCTGCAGACTCAGCACGAAAG ATGGTGAAGCTTAAAGCTTTTGACAAGTTTGACAACACCTCTGAAGCTCTTGAAGCTGTGGCTAAATTGCTGGAGGGAGCTCCCAGCAAGGGTCTCCGCAAGTTTCTGAAAGCTAACTGCGAAGGTGAAACCTTAGCTGTGGCTGATTCGAAGCTTGGAAACATTATCAAGGAGAAACTG AAGATAGATTGTGTCCACAACAATGCTGTTATGGAGCTGTTGCGTGGTGTGAGAAGCCAGCTTTCCGAACTTATATCTGGGTTAGGTGATCAAGACTTGGCTCCAATGAGCTTGGGGTTGTCTCACAGTCTTGCTAGATATAAACTAAAGTTCAGCTCTGACAAG GTTGATACTATGATCATCCAAGCTATTGGTCTGCTTGATGATCTTGACAAAGAGCTCAACACTTACGCTATGAGGGTTCGTGAATGGTACGGTTGGCATTTTCCCGAGCTTGCTAAGATCATCTCTGACAATATCCTTTATGCCAAGTCTGTTAAATTAATGGGGAATCGGATTAATGCAGCCAAGCTAGACTTCTCTGAG ATATTGGCTGATGAAGTTGAAGCAGAACTAAAAGAAGCTTCTGTGATATCTATGGGAACTGAAGTCAGTGACCTTGATTTGATGCACATCCGGGAACTCTGCGACCAGGTCCTGTCCCTCGCCGAGTACAGAGCTCAGCTTTATGACTACTTGAAGAGCAGGATGAACACAATCGCACCGAATCTGACCGCCCTCGTTGGAGAGCTTGTCGGTGCTCGTCTAATTTCTCACGGTGGTAGTTTGTTGAACCTCTCAAAGCAGCCTGGTAGCACGGTTCAGATTCTTGGAGCTGAGAAAGCCCTCTTTAGAGCCCTCAAGACCAAGCACGCCACTCCGAAATACGGTCTAATCTACCATGCTTCTTTGGTTGGCCAAGCGCCACCGAAGGGCAAGGGTAAAATCTCACGGTCACTAGCTGCTAAAGCCGCTCTTGCTATCCGTTGTGATGCTCTTGGTGATGGTGAAGACAACACTATGGGAGTGGAAAGCCGTTTGAAG CTTGAGGCACGGTTGAGAGCTCTGGAAGGAAAAGACTTAGGACGTCTGTCTGGCTCAGCTAAAGGCAAACCAAAGATTGAAGTGTATGACAAGGATAAGAAGAGTGGATCTGGAGGTCTTATCACTCCTGCTAAG ACTTACAACACTGCTGCAGACTCTCTTCTTGGACAAACTTCCACAGCTGAGAACGGTGTCAAAGAGAAGAAAGATAAAAAGAAGAAGAAGAAGAAGGCTGCTGATGCAGAGGAAGAAGAAGCCAAGACCGAGGAACCGTCTAAGAAGAAGTCGAAGAAGAAGAAAGCAGAAGTAGAAGCTGAAGCGGAAGAGCCCAAAGCAGAGGAACCTTCAAAGAAGAAGAAGAAGAGAAAACACGAGGAAGAAGAAACAGAAATGCCTGCCAAGAAGAAAGAAAAGAAGGATAAGAAGAAAAAGAAGAGCGAGGTCTGA
- the LOC106306316 gene encoding protein HASTY 1, with the protein MDASNSSTASNVAQAILAVLDYNSTPDARRAAVAFLESVKSGDIRVLAHVSLLLVKKECSSEIRLHAFKMLQHLVRLRWEELSPSERRDFAKVSVDLMSEIASPSEEWSLKSQSAALVAEIVRREGPDLWQELFPSLTSLSAQGPLQAEVVSMMLRWLPEDITVHNEDLEGDRRRLLLRGLTQSLPEILPLLYNLLERHFGAAMNEASRQQVDLAKQHAAVVIACLNAINAYAEWAPVLDLSRYGIINGCGALLSSPDFRLHACDFFKLVCSRKRPSDVSGTEFDAAISSLFQSLMNVSREFLYRSASCAAGIDESDYEFAECICESLVSLGSTNLQCIATDGGVLALYLEQMLGFFQHFKLGLHFEAMLFWLAFMRDLLTKPKAAANPSGEGLAVGGIQSSSQVDNEKKKILGLISDDIASTILDVSFQRMLKKEKVPPRIAPSLGPLELWSDEFEGKGDFGQYRSRLLDLVKFIASHKPLVASTKISERIITLIKDLLASPVPLQDVAVLDSQQLAFDCIVATVFDGFSEFAGGGSDVHFSLRGIFEGLLQQLLSLKLTEPELIKMHGHYLDAMGPFLKYFPDAVGNVISKLFEMLTSLPHIVKDPATSTSRVARLQICTSFIRIAKTADKSVLPHMKSIADTMAYMQREGTLLRGEHNILGEAFLVMASAAGAQQQQEVLAWLLEPLSQQWIQSEWQNCYLSDPMGLVRLCSNTPFMWSLFHTVTFFEKALKRSGHRKSNLNTTSVTSQDLHPMAHHLSWMLPPLLKLLRVIHSLWSPSVYQTLPPEMRAAMTMADVERYSLLGEAIPKFSKVSSVYADGSFDGGKEGQSEANESDVRNWLKGIRDSGYCVLGLSATIGDTFFKCLDANYVAVAVMENLQSMEFRHMRQLIHSFVVYVVKSCPADMWETWLEVLLHPLFIHCQKAVSSSWASLMREGRAQVPDSFGVQNGPDMKLEVMEEKLLRDLTREIANLLSTMASPGLNPGLPVLEHSGPVGRIDVSSPKDLLAFKSNSMVGFLLNHKNVALPALQICLEVFTWTDGETTTKVCCFCGVVVLLAILTNNVELREFVSKDLFSAVIRGLAMESNAVNSADLVNLCREIFIYLSDRDPAPRQVLLSLPCLTPNDLRAFEEAMGKTLSPKEQKQLMRSLLLLGTGNNLRALAAQKTMNVITNVTLRTRGPASTSEAKEDEGETIGLASVL; encoded by the exons ATGGATGCTAGCAACAGCAGCACAGCTAGCAACGTGGCTCAAGCGATCCTCGCCGTCCTCGATTATAACTCCACTCCCGATGCTCGCAGAGCCGCCGTTGCATTCCTCGAATCT GTTAAATCTGGAGATATCAGGGTTCTAGCACACGTTTCCTTACTTCTAGTGAAGAAGGAATGCTCTTCAGAGATCCGTCTGCATGCCTTCAAAATGTTACAG CATCTTGTTAGACTACGGTGGGAAGAATTAAGCCCCTCAGAACGCAGGGACTTTGCTAAGGTCTCCGTTGACCTAATGTCAGAGATTGCTAGTCCATCTGAGGAATGGTCTCTGAAGAGTCAGTCAGCTGCCCTTGTAGCTGAG ATAGTCAGAAGAGAAGGCCCCGATCTTTGGCAGGAGTTGTTTCCTTCACTAACCTCCTTGTCTGCACAGGGCCCATTACAA GCTGAAGTGGTCTCGATGATGCTCAGATGGCTTCCTGAAGATATTACAGTTCACAATGAGGACTTGGAAG GTGACAGGCGTCGGCTACTGTTGCGGGGACTTACTCAATCTTTGCCGGAGATTTTACCTTTGTTGTATAAT CTTCTCGAGAGACACTTTGGAGCTGCAATGAATGAAGCTAGTAGGCAACAAGTTGACTTAGCAAAACAGCATGCGGCTGTGGTCATAGCTTGTTTAAATGCCATCAATGCATATGCCGAATGGGCTCCTGTTTTAGATCTTTCTAGATATGGAATCATTAACGG GTGCGGTGCGTTACTTTCCTCTCCTGACTTCCGTCTTCATGCTTGTGATTTTTTCAAACTTGTCTGCTCAAG AAAAAGACCTAGTGATGTTTCTGGTACAGAATTCGATGCTGCGATTAGCAGTCTGTTTCAGAGTCTGATGAATGTCTCCAGAGAGTTCTTATACAGATCAGCTTCATGTGCTGCGGGTATCGATGAAAGTGATTATGAGTTTGCTGAGTGTATATGTGAAAGTTTGGTTTCTTTAGGCTCAACAAATCTGCAGTGTATTGCTACTGATGGTGGTGTACTGGCTCTCTACCTTGAACAG ATGCTTGGTTTCTTTCAACACTTTAAGTTGGGTCTTCACTTCGAAGCAATGCTCTTCTGGCTG GCATTTATGAGGGATTTACTAACAAAGCCAAAGGCTGCCGCTAATCCAAGTGGAGAGGGACTAGCAGTTGGTGGCATTCAAAGTTCAAGCCAAGTTGATAACGAAAAGAAAAAGATTTTAGGTCTTATTAGTGATGACATCGCTAGCACAATCCTGGATGTATCTTTCCAGCGGATGCTCAAGAAAGAAAAAGTCCCTCCTCGAATTGCTCCTTCTCTTGGGCCTTTAGAACTGTGGAGTGATGAGTTCGAAGGAAAGGGAGACTTTGGCCAATACCGATCAAGGCTT TTAGACTTGGTCAAGTTTATTGCTTCTCACAAGCCCCTCGTTGCCAGTACTAAAATATCTGAAAGGATTATCACCCTCATTAAAGATCTATTGGCTTCTCCAGTGCCTCTTCAG GATGTAGCAGTGTTGGACAGCCAGCAATTGGCTTTTGATTGTATTGTAGCAACGGTTTTTGATGGATTCAGTGAGTTTGCCGGTGGTGGTTCTGATGTTCATTTTTCATTGCGTGGAATATTTGAGG GCTTGCTTCAGCAGCTTCTCTCATTGAAATTGACTGAGCCGGAACTTATAAAAATGCATGGGCACTATCTGGATGCAATGGGTCCCTTTCTCAAGTATTTCCCAGATGCAGTTGGAAATGTGATCAGCAAATTGTTTGAAATGCTTACCTCTCTTCCACACATTGTCAAG GATCCAGCAACTAGTACTTCAAGAGTCGCAAGATTGCAGATTTGCACGTCTTTTATACGTATAGCTAAAACAGCTGATAAAAGTGTTCTGCCTCACATGAAG TCGATTGCTGATACAATGGCATATATGCAAAGAGAGGGAACGTTACTCCGTGGAGAGCATAACATTCTGGGTGAAGCATTTCTTGTTATGGCTTCTGCAGCAGG AGCTCAACAGCAGCAAGAAGTTCTTGCTTGGTTGCTGGAGCCATTGAGCCAACAGTGGATCCAATCAGAGTGGCAGAATTGCTATCTATCAGACCCTATGGGTCTCGTTCGTTTGTGCTCCAACACCCCCTTCATGTGGTCCTTGTTCCACACCGTTACATTCTTTGAGAAGGCACTCAAGAGAAGTGGACACAGAAAAAGCAACTTGAATACGACCTCAGTAACAAGTCAAGATTTGCATCCTATGGCTCATCATCTTTCTTGGATGTTGCCACCTCTCTTAAAG CTTCTCCGTGTTATCCATTCCCTTTGGTCTCCCTCAGTATATCAAACACTACCCCCAGAAATGAGGGCAGCGATGACAATGGCTGATGTTGAGCGATACAGTCTCCTTGGGGAAGCAATTCCTAAATTTTCAAAAGTCTCCTCGGTTTATGCTGATGGATCTTTTGATGGTGGTAAAGAAGGACAATCCGAGGCAAATGAATCTGATGTGAGAAATTGGTTGAAAGGGATCCGAGATAGTGG ATACTGTGTGTTGGGTCTATCAGCAACAATCGGAGATACATTCTTCAAATGCCTAGATGCTAACTATGTGGCAGTAGCAGTCATGGAGAACTTACAGTCAATGGAGTTCAGGCACATGCGACAGCTTATTCATTCCTTTGTTGTTTATGTTGTAAAATCTTGTCCGGCAGATATGTGGGAGACATGGCTTGAAGTTCTCCTGCACCCACTATTTATTCATTGTCAGAAAGCTGTTAGCTCCTCTTGGGCCAGTCTTATGCGTGAGGGCAGAGCACAAGTTCCAGATTCGTTTGGTGTACAAAATGGGCCGGACATGAAACTTGAAGTAATGGAAGAAAAACTGCTGAGGGATCTAACTAGGGAGATTGCCAACCTCCTTTCAACAATGGCTTCTCCTGGTTTAAACCCCGGGCTTCCTGTTCTGGAGCATTCAGGCCCTGTGGGACGTATTGACGTGTCTTCTCCCAAGGATTTGCTTGCATTCAAATCCAACTCTATGGTTGG CTTCCTCCTGAATCACAAAAACGTGGCTCTCCCAGCTCTGCAAATCTGTTTGGAAGTGTTTACATGGACAGATGGGGAAACAACCACTAAAGTCTGTTGCTTTTGTGGTGTGGTTGTTCTGCTAGCGATCCTGACAAATAACGTTGAGCTCAGAGAATTTGTGTCAAAGGATTTGTTCTCTGCGGTCATTAGAGGCTTAGCCATGGAGTCAAATGCCGTTAACAGTGCTGATCTAGTTAACCTATGCCGTGAAATATTTATTTATCTCTCTGACAGAGACCCAGCCCCTCGCCAG GTTTTGCTTTCACTTCCTTGTCTTACACCCAACGACTTGCGTGCTTTCGAAGAAGCTATGGGGAAAACTCTAAGTCCCAAAGAACAGAAGCAACTCATGAGGAGCTTGTTGCTGTTAGGTACAGGGAACAACTTAAGAGCACTTGCTGCTCAGAAGACCATGAATGTCATCACCAACGTCACTT TAAGGACTCGCGGACCAGCAAGTACTTCCGAAGCTAAAGAAGACGAAGGGGAAACAATCGGGCTGGCGAGTGTTTTGTGA
- the LOC106303184 gene encoding LOW QUALITY PROTEIN: sodium/hydrogen exchanger 1 (The sequence of the model RefSeq protein was modified relative to this genomic sequence to represent the inferred CDS: inserted 1 base in 1 codon), giving the protein MVVLETGVTQFFXKLDIGIFDLGDYLAIGAIFAATDSVCTLQVLNQDETPLLYSLVFGGVVNDATSVVVFNVIQSFDFTNLNHGLAFQLVGNFSYLFLLSTLLGVAVSLVCAYVIKNLYFGSHSTDREVALMMLMTYLSYMLAELFDLSGILTVFFCGIVMSHYTWHNVTESTRITTKYSFGTLSFLAETFIFLYVGMDVLDIDKWRIVRDSLGTSVAVSSILIGLLMLGRAAFVFPLSFLSNLAKKNQSEKINFKMQVVIWWSGLIRGAVLMALAYNKFTMAGHTDLHEHAIMITSTITVCLFSTMVFGMLTKPLRRYLFPHQQGPTSMLSDDNNNTPKSIQVPLLDQDSSIEEVAGNENLPRPDSIRGFLTRPTKTVHYYWRQFDDSFMRPVFGGRGFGPFVSSSPTERGPPGLSGA; this is encoded by the exons ATGGTGGTGCTTGAAACAGGTGTAACGCAGTTCT AAAAGTTGGACATTGGAATCTTTGACTTGGGTGATTATCTTG CAATCGGTGCCATATTTGCTGCAACAGATTCTGTGTGCACACTGCAGGT NCTGAATCAAGATGAGACACCTTTGCTTTATAGTCTTGTATTCGGAGGTGTTGTGAATGATGCCACATCAGTTGTTGTCTTCAACGTGATTCAGAGCTTTGACTTCACCAACCTTAACCATGGACTTGCTTTTCAACTTGTTGGAAACTTCTCTTATTTGTTTCTCCTCAGTACCTTGCTTGGTGTTGCAGTAAGTC TTGTATGTGCATATGTCATCAAAAACCTATATTTTGGAAG CCACTCTACTGACCGTGAGGTTGCCCTCATGATGCTTATGACCTATCTTTCTTATATGCTTGCTGAG CTATTCGACTTGAGTGGTATTCTCACTGTGTTCTTCTGTGGGATTGTGATGTCTCATTACACTTGGCACAACGTAACAGAGAGCACAAGAATCACTACCAAGTATT CTTTTGGAACATTGTCATTTCTTGCGGAGACATTTATTTTCTTGTACGTGGGAATGGATGTACTGGACATTGACAAGTGGAGAATAGTGAGAGATAGTCTTGGAACATCAGTCGCAGTGAGCTCTATCTTAATAGGTTTGCTCATGCTTGGAAGAGCAGCATTTGTCTTTCCCTTATCGTTTCTCTCTAACTTAGCCAAGAAGAATCAAAGCGAGAAAATAAACTTTAAGATGCAA GTTGTGATTTGGTGGTCTGGTCTCATAAGAGGTGCTGTATTAATGGCTCTTGCATACAACAAG TTTACAATGGCTGGACACACAGATTTGCACGAGCATGCAATCATGATCACAAGTACTATTACCGTCTGTCTTTTTAGCACCATG GTGTTTGGTATGTTGACAAAACCGCTCAGAAGGTACCTATTTCCGCACCAGCAAGGCCCAACGAGCATGTTATCTGATGACAACAACAACACACCAAAATCGATCCAGGTCCCTTTGCTGGACCAAGACTCGTCCATTGAGGAGGTTGCAGGAAACGAGAATTTGCCTCGCCCTGACAGTATACGTGGCTTCTTGACACGGCCCACTAAAACAGTGCATTACTACTGGAGACAGTTTGATGACTCCTTCATGAGACCTGTCTTTGGAGGCCGTGGCTTTGGCCCCTTTGTCTCTAGCTCTCCAACTGAGAGAGGCCCTCCTGGTCTCAGTGGAGCTTGA
- the LOC106301719 gene encoding probable serine/threonine-protein kinase At1g54610, with translation MGCVLGRPVSSSDSVSGSRHQDSTRVESKRIEVKETVATSIRIEAETISSIVVPVPGVDEIKEENEKPKGESKRSNKADPRKSIPPKHLIGEQVAAGWPSWLSEICGEALNGWLPRKADSFEKIEKIGSGTYSNVYKAKDLLTGNIVALKKVRCDVREKESLRFMAREILILRRLDHPNVIKLEGLVTSRMSSSLYLVFRYMHHDLAGLVASPDIKFTKQQVKCYMKQLLSGLEHCHSRGVLHRDIKGSNLLIDDEGVLKIGDFGLATFFDPKRRQQMTNRVVTLWYRAPELLHGVVEYGFGIDLWSAGCILGELLTGRPIMPGRTEVEQLHRIYKLCGSPSEEYWRKIKLPSTRKHAQHRPLPQYKRRIREVYKDFSPEAVSLMDTLLALDPAERKSATSASMSDFFTTYPLPCQPFDLPKYPPTKEIDAKRRDEEYRRLREKRKNSHENGRRRTKPRERAVRAMPVPEANAEVQSNIDRMRMITHANAKSKSEKFPPPHQDGLLGFPMGLSRRFEPSEIPFSSTSFTSYANEPLEMWSGPLAPVEFTDIAAETRRSGGCGGGSMRMDVKV, from the exons ATGGGTTGTGTATTGGGAAGACCCGTTTCTTCATCAGACTCAGTTTCTGGCTCTAGGCACCAAGACAGCACAAGGGTCGAATCTAAACGGATTGAAGTGAAGGAGACCGTGGCCACGTCTATTAGAATTGAAGCTGAGACTATTAGTAGTATTGTTGTTCCTGTTCCTGGAGTTGATGAGATTAAAGAGGAGAATGAAAAGCCAAAAGGAGAAAGTAAAAGATCGAACAAGGCTGACCCGAGGAAGAGTATTCCGCCAAAGCATCTGATTGGTGAGCAGGTCGCTGCAGGTTGGCCATCTTGGTTATCTGAAATCTGTGGAGAAGCTCTTAACGGTTGGCTTCCACGAAAGGCTGATTCTTTTGAGAAGATTGAGAAA ATTGGATCAGGAACGTATAGCAATGTGTACAAAGCGAAAGACTTGCTAACAGGGAACATTGTAGCCTTAAAGAAAGTGCGGTGCGATGTAAGGGAAAAAGAGAGCTTGAGGTTTATGGCTAGAGAGATTCTGATACTGAGGAGATTAGATCATCCCAATGTAATCAAACTAGAAGGTTTGGTTACTTCAAGAATGTCAAGCAGTTTGTACTTAGTGTTCCGTTACATGCACCATGATCTTGCTGGTCTTGTCGCAAGCCCTGACATAAAGTTCACCAAACAACAG GTTAAATGCTATATGAAACAATTACTCTCGGGACTCGAGCATTGTCACAGCAGAGGTGTGCTTCACCGTGATATCAAAGGATCAAACCTTCTTATAGACGACGAAGGAGTTCTCAAAATTGGTGATTTTGGTCTTGCAACGTTCTTTGATCCAAAAAGAAGGCAACAGATGACTAACCGTGTGGTTACTTTATGGTATAGAGCGCCAGAGCTTCTTCATGGTGTTGTGGAGTATGGTTTTGGTATTGATCTATGGAGCGCAGGTTGCATCTTAGGCGAGTTACTTACTGGTAGACCGATAATGCCAGGTCGAACCGAG GTAGAGCAGCTGCATAGGATCTATAAGCTGTGTGGATCACCTTCAGAAGAGTATTGGAGGAAGATTAAGTTACCTTCTACTCGTAAGCATGCTCAACACAGGCCCTTACCGCAGTATAAGAGGCGCATAAGAGAGGTTTATAAAGATTTCTCTCCCGAGGCAGTTTCTCTTATGGATACTCTCCTGGCACTTGACCCTGCTGAGCGTAAGAGTGCTACATCTGCATCGATGAGTGAT TTCTTCACAACGTATCCTCTTCCGTGTCAACCTTTTGATCTCCCCAAGTATCCACCAACTAAAGAGATCGATGCCAAGAGACGAGATGAAGAGTATAGAAG ACTAAGAGAAAAACGTAAAAACTCACACGAGAATGGAAGAAGAAGAACAAAACCCCGAGAACGAGCTGTTAGAGCAATGCCGGTTCCAGAGGCTAATGCTGAGGTTCAATCTAACATTGAT AGAATGCGTATGATCACTCACGCAAACGCAAAGAGCAAGAGTGAGAAGTTCCCTCCTCCGCATCAAGACGGTTTGCTCGGTTTCCCAATGGGATTGTCTAGGCGTTTTGAACCATCTGAGATACCTTTTAGCTCAACTTCGTTTACTTCTTACGCCAATGAGCCTCTCGAGATGTGGTCTGGCCCTCTAGCGCCAGTGGAGTTTACTGATATTGCAGCTGAGACGCGAAGGAGTGGTGGTTGCGGCGGTGGTAGTATGAGGATGGATGTGAAGGTTTGA